Proteins from one Oncorhynchus tshawytscha isolate Ot180627B linkage group LG16, Otsh_v2.0, whole genome shotgun sequence genomic window:
- the cul1b gene encoding cullin-1b isoform X1 translates to MSSNRGQNPHGLKQIGLDQIWDDLRAGIHQVYTRQSMAKSRYMELYTHVYNYCTSVHQSSQGRGSAVPNKPSKKSSTPGGAQFVGLELYKRLKEFLKNYLTSLLMDGEDLMDECVLKFYTQQWEDYRFSSKVLNGICAYLNRHWVRRECDEGRKGIYEIYSLALVTWRECLFRPLNKQVTNAVLKLIEKERNGETINTRLISGVVQSYVELGLNEEDAFAKGPTLSVYKEYFECQFLTDTERFYTRESTEFLQQNPVTEYMKKAEARLLEEQRRVQVYLHESTQDELARRCEQVLIEKHLEIFHTEFQNLLDADKNQDLGRMYNLVSRITDGLGELKKLLETHIHNQGLAAIEKCGEAALNDPKVYVQTTLNVHKKYNALVMSAFNNDAGFVAALDKACGRFINNNTVTKMAQSSSKSPELLARYCDSLLKKSSKNPEEAELEDTLNQVMVVFKYIEDKDVFQKFYAKMLAKRLVHQNSASDDAEASMISKLKQACGFEYTSKLQRMFQDIGVSKDLNEQFKKHLTNSEPLDLDFSIQVLSSGSWPFQQSCTFALPSELERSYQRFTAFYGSRHSGRKLTWLYHLSKGELVTNCFKNRYTLQASTFQMAILLQYNTEDLYSVQQLTDSTQIKTDILVQVLQILLKSKLLVLEDENANIDEVEFKPETLIKLFLGYKNKKLRVNINVPMKTEQKQEQETTHKNIEEDRKLLIQAAIVRIMKMRKVLKHQQLLAEVLNQLSSRFKPRVPVIKKCIDILIEKEYLERVDGEKDTYSYLA, encoded by the exons ATGTCGTCCAACAGGGGCCAGAACCCACATGGGTTGAAGCAGATCGGGCTGGACCAGATCTGGGACGACCTGAGGGCTGGCATCCACCAGGTGTACACACGGCAGAGCATGGCAAAGTCACGCTACATGGAGCTCTACAC CCATGTGTATAACTACTGTACCAGCGTGCACCAGTCCAGTCAAGGCCGAGGGTCTGCCGTCCCCAACAAGCCCTCCAAGAAGAGCAGTACTCCTGGGGGGGCCCAGTTCGTAGGCCTGGAACTCTACAAGAGACTCAAGGAGTTCCTCAAGAACTACCTGACCAGTCTGCTCATG gatgGTGAGGACCTGATGGATGAGTGTGTGTTGAAGTTCTACACACAGCAGTGGGAGGACTACCGGTTCTCCAGTAAGGTGCTGAATGGGATCTGTGCTTACCTCAACAGGCACTGGGTCAGACGTGAATGTGACGAGGGACGCAAGGGCATCTACGAGATCTACTCg TTGGCGTTGGTAACGTGGAGGGAGTGTCTATTCAGACCCCTAAACAAACAG gtaacGAATGCGGTCCTGAAGCTGATCgagaaggagagaaatggagagaccaTCAACACCAGACTCATCAGTGGTGTGGTGCAGTCCTACG TGGAGCTGGGGCTGAATGAGGAGGATGCGTTTGCCAAGGGTCCTACGCTGTCAGTGTATAAAGAATACTTTGAGTGCCAGTTCCTCACGGACACCGAACGCTTCTACACACGAGAGAGCACCGAGTTCCTCCAACAGAACCCTGTTACCGAGTACATGAAGAAG gcCGAGGCCCGTCTGCTAGAGGAACAGAGGCGTGTGCAGGTGTACCTCCATGAGTCCACTCAGGATGAGCTGGCCAGGCGGTGTGAACAGGTGCTCATAGAGAAACACCTGGAGATCTTCCACACAGAGTTCCAGAATCTACTGGATGCTGACAAGAACCAAG atcTAGGTCGGATGTATAACTTGGTGTCTCGTATAACGGATGGCCTAGGAGAGCTAAAGAAACTCCTAGAAACACACATCCACAACCAGGGCCTGGCCGCTATAGAGAAATGTGGAGAGGCCGCTCTCAAC GACCCTAAGGTGTATGTCCAGACCACACTGAACGTCCATAAGAAGTACAACGCTCTGGTCATGTCTGCCTTCAACAACGACGCTGGCTTCGTAGCTGCTCTAGACAAG GCGTGTGGTCgtttcatcaacaacaacacggTCACTAAGATGGCCCAGTCCTCCAGCAAATCACCTGAACTACTGGCTAGATACTGTGACTCTCTGCTCAAGAAGAG TTCTAAGAACCCAGAAGAGGCAGAGTTGGAGGACACACTCAACCAAGTG ATGGTGGTGTTTAAGTATATAGAGGACAAGGATGTGTTCCAGAAGTTCTATGCTAAGATGCTGGCTAAACGCCTCGTCCACCAGAACAGTGCTAGCGACGACGCAGAGGCCAGCATGATCTCCAAACTCAAG cAAGCGTGTGGCTTTGAGTACACATCTAAACTACAGAGGATGTTCCAGGACATCGGAGTCAGCAAAGACCTCAACGAACAGTTCAAGAAACACCTGACCAACTCTGAACCTCTCGACT TGGACTTCAGTATCCAAGTGTTGAGTTCCGGGTCCTGGCCGTTCCAGCAATCATGCACCTTCGCTCTGCCCTCCGAG TTGGAGCGTAGCTACCAGCGGTTCACAGCATTCTACGGCAGCAGACACAGCGGTCGGAAACTCACCTGGCTCTACCACCTGTCTAAAGGAGAGCTGGTCACCAACTGCTTTAAAAACAG GTACACTCTGCAGGCCTCTACCTTCCAGATGGCTATCCTGCTGCAGTACAACACAGAGGACCTGTACTCCGTACAACAACTCACTGACAGCACACAGATCAAAACC GACATTCTGGTTCAAGTGTTGCAGATCTTGTTGAAATCCAAATTGCTG GTCCTGGAGGATGAGAATGCTAACATAGACGAAGTGGAGTTCAAACCAGAAACCCTGATCAAACTCTTCCTGGGATACAAGAA TAAGAAGCTGCGTGTGAACATTAACGTTCCTATGAAGACTGAACAGAAACAGGAGCAGGAGACCACACACAAGAACATAGAGGAGGACCGCAAGCTCCTCATACAG GCTGCCATAGTGAGGATAATGAAGATGAGGAAGGTTCTGAAACACCAGCAGCTCCTGGCTGAAGTCCTAAACCAGCTCTCGTCCCGCTTCAAACCCAGAGTCCCAGTCATTAAG AAGTGTATAGACATCCTGATAGAGAAGGAGTATCTGgagagagtggatggagagaaagacacgTACAGCTACCTGGCTTAA
- the cul1b gene encoding cullin-1b isoform X2: protein MSSNRGQNPHGLKQIGLDQIWDDLRAGIHQVYTRQSMAKSRYMELYTHVYNYCTSVHQSSQGRGSAVPNKPSKKSSTPGGAQFVGLELYKRLKEFLKNYLTSLLMDGEDLMDECVLKFYTQQWEDYRFSSKVLNGICAYLNRHWVRRECDEGRKGIYEIYSLALVTWRECLFRPLNKQVTNAVLKLIEKERNGETINTRLISGVVQSYVELGLNEEDAFAKGPTLSVYKEYFECQFLTDTERFYTRESTEFLQQNPVTEYMKKAEARLLEEQRRVQVYLHESTQDELARRCEQVLIEKHLEIFHTEFQNLLDADKNQDLGRMYNLVSRITDGLGELKKLLETHIHNQGLAAIEKCGEAALNDPKVYVQTTLNVHKKYNALVMSAFNNDAGFVAALDKACGRFINNNTVTKMAQSSSKSPELLARYCDSLLKKSSKNPEEAELEDTLNQVMVVFKYIEDKDVFQKFYAKMLAKRLVHQNSASDDAEASMISKLKQACGFEYTSKLQRMFQDIGVSKDLNEQFKKHLTNSEPLDLDFSIQVLSSGSWPFQQSCTFALPSELERSYQRFTAFYGSRHSGRKLTWLYHLSKGELVTNCFKNRYTLQASTFQMAILLQYNTEDLYSVQQLTDSTQIKTDILVQVLQILLKSKLLVLEDENANIDEVEFKPETLIKLFLGYKNKKLRVNINVPMKTEQKQEQETTHKNIEEDRKLLIQAAIVRIMKMRKVLKHQQLLAEVLNQLSSRFKPRVPVIKVTHPPVPESQSLRSV from the exons ATGTCGTCCAACAGGGGCCAGAACCCACATGGGTTGAAGCAGATCGGGCTGGACCAGATCTGGGACGACCTGAGGGCTGGCATCCACCAGGTGTACACACGGCAGAGCATGGCAAAGTCACGCTACATGGAGCTCTACAC CCATGTGTATAACTACTGTACCAGCGTGCACCAGTCCAGTCAAGGCCGAGGGTCTGCCGTCCCCAACAAGCCCTCCAAGAAGAGCAGTACTCCTGGGGGGGCCCAGTTCGTAGGCCTGGAACTCTACAAGAGACTCAAGGAGTTCCTCAAGAACTACCTGACCAGTCTGCTCATG gatgGTGAGGACCTGATGGATGAGTGTGTGTTGAAGTTCTACACACAGCAGTGGGAGGACTACCGGTTCTCCAGTAAGGTGCTGAATGGGATCTGTGCTTACCTCAACAGGCACTGGGTCAGACGTGAATGTGACGAGGGACGCAAGGGCATCTACGAGATCTACTCg TTGGCGTTGGTAACGTGGAGGGAGTGTCTATTCAGACCCCTAAACAAACAG gtaacGAATGCGGTCCTGAAGCTGATCgagaaggagagaaatggagagaccaTCAACACCAGACTCATCAGTGGTGTGGTGCAGTCCTACG TGGAGCTGGGGCTGAATGAGGAGGATGCGTTTGCCAAGGGTCCTACGCTGTCAGTGTATAAAGAATACTTTGAGTGCCAGTTCCTCACGGACACCGAACGCTTCTACACACGAGAGAGCACCGAGTTCCTCCAACAGAACCCTGTTACCGAGTACATGAAGAAG gcCGAGGCCCGTCTGCTAGAGGAACAGAGGCGTGTGCAGGTGTACCTCCATGAGTCCACTCAGGATGAGCTGGCCAGGCGGTGTGAACAGGTGCTCATAGAGAAACACCTGGAGATCTTCCACACAGAGTTCCAGAATCTACTGGATGCTGACAAGAACCAAG atcTAGGTCGGATGTATAACTTGGTGTCTCGTATAACGGATGGCCTAGGAGAGCTAAAGAAACTCCTAGAAACACACATCCACAACCAGGGCCTGGCCGCTATAGAGAAATGTGGAGAGGCCGCTCTCAAC GACCCTAAGGTGTATGTCCAGACCACACTGAACGTCCATAAGAAGTACAACGCTCTGGTCATGTCTGCCTTCAACAACGACGCTGGCTTCGTAGCTGCTCTAGACAAG GCGTGTGGTCgtttcatcaacaacaacacggTCACTAAGATGGCCCAGTCCTCCAGCAAATCACCTGAACTACTGGCTAGATACTGTGACTCTCTGCTCAAGAAGAG TTCTAAGAACCCAGAAGAGGCAGAGTTGGAGGACACACTCAACCAAGTG ATGGTGGTGTTTAAGTATATAGAGGACAAGGATGTGTTCCAGAAGTTCTATGCTAAGATGCTGGCTAAACGCCTCGTCCACCAGAACAGTGCTAGCGACGACGCAGAGGCCAGCATGATCTCCAAACTCAAG cAAGCGTGTGGCTTTGAGTACACATCTAAACTACAGAGGATGTTCCAGGACATCGGAGTCAGCAAAGACCTCAACGAACAGTTCAAGAAACACCTGACCAACTCTGAACCTCTCGACT TGGACTTCAGTATCCAAGTGTTGAGTTCCGGGTCCTGGCCGTTCCAGCAATCATGCACCTTCGCTCTGCCCTCCGAG TTGGAGCGTAGCTACCAGCGGTTCACAGCATTCTACGGCAGCAGACACAGCGGTCGGAAACTCACCTGGCTCTACCACCTGTCTAAAGGAGAGCTGGTCACCAACTGCTTTAAAAACAG GTACACTCTGCAGGCCTCTACCTTCCAGATGGCTATCCTGCTGCAGTACAACACAGAGGACCTGTACTCCGTACAACAACTCACTGACAGCACACAGATCAAAACC GACATTCTGGTTCAAGTGTTGCAGATCTTGTTGAAATCCAAATTGCTG GTCCTGGAGGATGAGAATGCTAACATAGACGAAGTGGAGTTCAAACCAGAAACCCTGATCAAACTCTTCCTGGGATACAAGAA TAAGAAGCTGCGTGTGAACATTAACGTTCCTATGAAGACTGAACAGAAACAGGAGCAGGAGACCACACACAAGAACATAGAGGAGGACCGCAAGCTCCTCATACAG GCTGCCATAGTGAGGATAATGAAGATGAGGAAGGTTCTGAAACACCAGCAGCTCCTGGCTGAAGTCCTAAACCAGCTCTCGTCCCGCTTCAAACCCAGAGTCCCAGTCATTAAGGTAACACACCCTCCTGTCCCAGAGTCCCAGTCATTAAG AAGTGTATAG